ATTGCGATCATCGCCGACACCCACGTGCCGACGCGGGCGCGGGCCATCCCGGACTGGGTCGCGGCCGAGATTCGCCGCGCCGATCACGCGATCCACGCGGGCGATTTCGACTCGAACGAGAGCTACGATCGGGTCGTCGACCTCGCAGACGGCGACCTGACGGCCGTTCGCGGTAACGTGGACCCCGCGACGCTCGACCTGCCGAACGCGGCGACGGTCGATCTCGGCGGCGCGACGTTCGTCGTCACGCACGGCACGGGTTCGCCGGCCGGGTGGCACGATCGAGTCGTCGACGCGGCCCGCGCGGAAACGGGATCGTCCGCCGATCCGATCGCCGTCGCCGGCCACACCCACGAGGTGGTCGACACGATCGTCGACGGCGTTCGCGTGCTCAACCCGGGCAGCGCGACGGGGGCGAGTCCGGCCGATCGGGCGACGATGTTCGTCGCGACCGTCGACGACGGCAGTCTCGCCGTCGACCTGCGAACCGCGTAGGGATCGACGGAGAGCCAATACGAATCCGTGACAAGGCTCCGGTACGAACGAGGACACAGCGATGACCTGTGACGAACGCGGAACGGCCGGCGACGCGGTCCGGATCGGCGTCGACGTCGGGGGAACGTTCACCGACGTGGCCCTCTCGGTCGACGATCGACTCGTCACCGCAAAGGTGCCAACTACCGGAGCCCAGCACGTCGGGGTACTCGACGGCATCCGGAAGGCCTGCGACCGCGCCGGCATCGAACCGGCCGGAATCGACGACTTCGCCCACGCGATGACCGTCTCGGTCAACGCCCTGCTCGAACGCGACGGGGCGACGACGGCGCTCGTCACCACCGCGGGGTTCCGTGACGTCCTCGAGATCGGTCGTCAGGACCGGCCGTCCCTCTACGACCTGGACGCCGAGAAGCCCGACCCGCTGGTCCCCCGCGAGCGGCGGTTCGAGATCGACGAGCGAACGACGACCGACGGCGTCGAGCGACCGGTCGATGCCGACGAGGTCCGCGACCTCGCGGAGACGCTGCGCGAGCGGGACGTCGAGGCCGTCGCCGTCTGTCTGCTCCACGCCTACGCCGATCCCGAGAACGAGGCGATCGTCGCCGAGACGCTACGCGACGAACTCGACGTCCCCGTCTCGGTCTCCCACGAGGTGCTCGCGGAGTTTCGCGAGTTCGAGCGCACCGCAACGACCGCCGTCGACGCCTACGTCCGCCCGACTATCGACGGCTACGTCGGCCGGGTAGTCGACGAGGCCGAAGACGTCGGGGTTCCGGCCCCGCGGATCATGCAGGCGAACGGCGGCATCGCCGACGCCGAGACGGTCCGCGAGCACGCCGTCACGACGGTGCTGTCCGGTCCCGCGGCGGGCGTCGTCGGCGCTGCGGCGACCGTCGACGACGCCGACGTGGACGGACTGGTCACCTTCGACATGGGCGGCACCTCCAGCGACGTGAGCCTCGTCCGGGGCGGGCAGGCCGAACGAACGACCGACGCGGAGATCGATGGGCTGCCGATCCGGACGCCGATGGTCGACGTGAATACCGTCGGTGCTGGCGGCGGTTCGATCGCGTGGGTCGACGCCGGCGGCGCGCTCCGGGTCGGCCCGAGATCGGCGGGTGCCGACCCCGGGCCGGCCTGTTACGGGCGCGGCGGGACCGACCCCACCGTCACGGACGCGAACGTCGTGCTTGGCTTCATCGGCCCCGAGACCGCCCTCGGCGGCGAGATGACCCTCGACGTCGCGGCGGCCCACGACGCGCTCGAACGGCTGGCCGACGCGGCCGGGCTCGAGGGCGCGCTCGAGGCGGCCCGCGGGGTCTACCGCGTGGCCAACGCGACGATGACCCGGACGATCCGATCGGTGACGGTCGAACGGGGGCACGACCCGCGCGAGTTCGCGCTCGTGGCCTTCGGGGGCGCGGGACCGATGCACGCCGCCGCGCTCGCGGACGCGCTCGAGATCGATCGAGTCGTCGTCCCGCGACCCGGCGGCGTCCTCTCCGCGTTCGGGCTGCTCGCGGCCGACGAAAGTTACGACGCGGCCCGAACCGTCGGCGTGAACCTCGAAGCCGCGGATACGGGATCGCTCGAGTCGGTCTACGACGATCTCGTCGCCGACGTACTCGGGGACGCCTCCGATCCCGATCGGGCGCGAGTCGAGCGCGCGGCCGACTGCCGGTACGCCGGGCAGAGCTTCGAGTTGACCGTCCCGGTAGAGGGGACAGTCGATCGGGGGACGATCGCTGACCGCTTCCACGACGCCCACGAGCGGGCCTACGGCTACGCGATGGACGAGGCGATCGAGGTCGTCACCCTGCGTGCGACGGCGACCGTCCCCGGTACCGAACCGACCGTCCGCCACGACGGCGAGGGCGACGCGCTCGTCGACACCCGCGAAGCGCACTTCCCCGGAACCGGGCCCTGTGAGACGACCGTCTTCGATCGCGATCGGCTCGAAGCGGGCACGCTGCTGTCCGGGCCGGCGATCCTCGAACAGGCCGAAAGTACGACCGTCGTCCCGCCGGCGTGGGCGGGCGAGATCCTCGGAGACGGGACGTTCGAGATGACGCGAGCGACGGAACGAGAGGTGGACGATCGATGACGGGGCCGAACGACGCGACCGATTCCGACGAACGTATCGATCCGGTAACGCTGGAAGTGCTACGCAACCAACTGGAGAGCGTCGCCGAGGAGATGGGTCAGACCCTGATTCGCGGCGCGTACTCGCCGAACATCAAGGAGCGCCGGGACTGCTCGACGGCGCTGTTCGATTCGGAGGGGCGAATGATCGCCCAGGCCGAGCACATCCCGGTCCACCTCGGCGCGATGCCCGCGGCCGTCGACGCCGTGCGCGAGCACGACCCGAGGCCCGGAGACGTGTTCGTGCTCAACGATCCGTTCACAGGAGGGACCCACCTGCCGGACGTGACGATGGTCTCGCCGATCGCGCCCGGCAGCGGCGACGGTCACGACGGCGACGGGAGCGTCAGCGGTGACGACGCCGACGACCGGGAAATCGTCGGCTACGCCGTCTCCCGGGCCCACCACGCCGACGTCGGGGGGATGGCTCCCGGAAGCATGCCCGCCGGTGCGCAGGAGATCTATCAGGAGGGACTGCGACTGCCGCCGATCCGACTCGTCGAGGACGGCGAGGTCCGGGAAGACGTTCGATCGCTGGTGCTCGCGAACGTCCGTAATCCACGCGAGCGCCGGGCCGACCTCCGGGCACAACTGGCGGCGAACGACCGCGCCGAAACTCGACTCGCGGCGCTGTTCGACGAACACGGCCGCGGGACCGTCCTCGCCGGCTTCGACGCCGTGATCGACTACTCCCGCGAACGGATCGAAGACGAGATCGCGGCGCTGCCGGACGGGACCTACGAGGCGATCGACGTCCTAGAAGGCGACGGCGTTACCGACGAGGATATCGAGATTTCGGTCGCGGTGACGATCGACGGCGAGACGATCGCGGTCGACTTTTCGGGCACCGCAGACCAGGTCGCGGGGAACCTCAACGCCCCGCTCGCCGTGGCGAAGAGCGCGGTCTACTTCGTCGTCCGCTGTATCACGGACCCCGAGATCCCGCCGAACCAGGGCTGTTACGAACCCGTGAGCGTCCACGCGCCCCGGGGATCGCTCCTGAATCCCGACCCGCCCGCGGCCGTCGTCGGCGGTAACGTCGAAACCAGCCAGCGCGTGACCGACGTGGTCTTCACCGCGCTCGCCGAGGCTGCGCCCGATCGCGTCCCCGCACAGGGTCAGGGGACGATGAACAACCTGACCATCGGCGCGCGTGACGGCTCCGTTACGTACTACGAGACGATCGGCGGTGGATTCGGCGCGCGCGCCGACCGGGACGGCATGGACGGCGTCCAGGTCGGCATGACGAACACGCTCAACACCCCCGTCGAGTCGATCGAGACGGAGTACCCGCTGCGGGTCGAACGGTACGCGCTCCGGCCGGACAGCGGCGGACGCGGCGAGTTCCGCGGCGGGCTGGGACTCGAGCGATCGGTCACCGTCGAGACCGACGCGACGGTCTCGTTGCTCACGGAGCGCCGCCGTCACGCCCCGAAAGGCGTCGCCGGCGGCGAGGACGGTTCGACCGGGGAGAATCTGATCGACTGCGACCCCGTCCCGGCGAAGACGACCGTCGACGTCGAGGCGGGGACGACGGTTACCGTTCGAACGCCCGGCGGCGGCGGGCACGGCGATCCGAGCGATCGAGACGAGGAGGCGATCGAGGCCGATCGGGCGGCCGGCAAGGTGACCGACCGGGACGATCGGTCGTGACCGTCGCTGGCTCGATTCTCCGGTGACGGTGCGTTTTTCACGTCGCTGGCCCACCCTCCGGTATGGAACTGGAGCCAGTGACGGACCTGCCCGAGATCCGTCCCGGCGACGACGTCGCCGCGCTCGTCGCCGATCGGGCCGCCCTCGAACCCGGCGACGTGCTCACCGTCGCGAGCACGATCGTCTCGAAGGCCGAGGGCCGCACGGCGAATCTCGAGGACTACCCCGTCAGCGGCCGTGCGAAGGAGATCGCCCGCCGGATCGAGGACGTGGCCGGCGAGGAGAAGGATCCGCGGTTCGCCCAGGCGGTCCTGGAGGAGAGCACCGAGTTGCTGATCGACTGTCCCTTCCTGCTCACGGAGACGCACTTCGGCCACATCTGCGTCAACGCGGGGATCGATCGGTCGAACGTGCCGGACCACGACATCCTCCTGCTGCCGGAAAAGCCGGCCGAAAGCGCCGAGCGAATCCGATCGGGGCTCGAGGATCGGGGCGTCGAGGACGTCGCGGTGATCGTGACGGACACCTGCGGGCGGCCGTTCCGCCACGGTCAGCGCGGCGTCGCGCTCGGCTGGGCGGGGATGCCCGCGAGCCGCGACTGGCGCGGCGAACTCGATCGCGACGGCCGCGAACTCGGCGTTACCGTCCAGTCCGTCGTCGACGAGCTCGCGGCAGCCGCGAATCTCGTCACCGGCGAGGGAGCGGACGGGACCCCCGCAGTCGCCGTCCGGGGCTGGGAGTTCGGCGACCTCGAGGGAAGCGACGAACTCTTCCGGGACGTCGAAGACGACCTCGTCCGGCAGGCACTCCGCGAGTGGGAGTGGGGAGATACCGAATGAGTGCTGACGGGCGCGGGGACACGACCTGGGGCATCGAACTCACCCCCGAACACCCGCCCGATCGGATCGCCTCGCTCGCGGCGCTGGCCGAGGATCAGGGGTTCGACGTCGCGTTCGCGAGCAGCCACTACTTCAACCGGGATCCGTTCGTCGTCCTCTCGCGGATGGCCGACGCCACGGACGACATACGGCTGGGACCGGGCGTCGTCAATCCCTACGAGACCCACCCGGTCAAACTCGCGGCCCAGACTGCGACGATCGACGAGGTGAGCGACGGCCGCGCGGTCTTCGGCGTCGGCGCCGGCGATCGATCCTCGCTCGCGACCCTCGGCGTCGATCGCGACAGTCCGCTCCGTCGAGTTCTCGAGACGTTCGACCTCGCGCGCGACCTCTGGGCGGGCGAGACCGTCACCCACGAGGGGACGTTCACGGTGCGGGACGCCTCGCTCAATCTCGACCCCGCCGAGATTCCGGTCTACGTCGGTGCACAGGGCCCGCACATGCTCCGAATGAGTGCGAAACACGCCGACGGCGTGCTGGTCAACGCCGCCCATCCCCGCGACCTGGAGTGGGCAGCGGGCCAGATCGAGCACGGGCTGGCAGAGCGGCCGGCGGCGCACGGTCCATTCGAGTCGCTCGCCTTCGCGAGCGCGAGCGTCGCCGGTGAGGAAGACGCGGCCCGCGAGGCGGCCCGTCCACCGGTCGCGTTCATCGTCGGCGGCGCGGCCGATCCGGTGCTCGATCGACACGACATCGATCGCGAGGCGGCGGGCGCGGTCAGTGACGCGCTCGAGGCGGGGAAGTTGAACGAGGCGTTCGGCCACGTGACGCCGTCGATGATCGACGCCTTCTGTATCGCCGGGACGACGGAACAGGTCGCGGCGCAGTTCGCGGCCGCCCTCGAACACGTCGACGGGATCGTCGTCGGTTCGCCGCTCGGGCCGGACCTGGAGGACGCGATCGAACGGGCGAGCGAGGCGCTGGCCAGCGCAACGAAGGAGCAAGCGTAGGCCAGAGCGATCGAGCCCGAACTAGCTCGAGGTGAAGAGGCTGCCGACGGCACCGAGGGTCAACGCGCCGAAAACGGCGACCGAGAAGACGATCAGCAGCGTCCCCATCAGGACGAGCAGGGGTGCGAGTCCGTCGCCCATCGCGACCTTGGTGAAGAGCTCGGTCATTTCGACGAGGTTGTCCACGATGACGTTCAGCGGCGTGACGGTGTCCATGTCCGGGGGTTGTCACCGATAATACTTGGCCGTGCCGGTCCAGCGGTGAGT
The nucleotide sequence above comes from Halosolutus halophilus. Encoded proteins:
- a CDS encoding metallophosphoesterase family protein, whose translation is MSRIAIIADTHVPTRARAIPDWVAAEIRRADHAIHAGDFDSNESYDRVVDLADGDLTAVRGNVDPATLDLPNAATVDLGGATFVVTHGTGSPAGWHDRVVDAARAETGSSADPIAVAGHTHEVVDTIVDGVRVLNPGSATGASPADRATMFVATVDDGSLAVDLRTA
- a CDS encoding hydantoinase/oxoprolinase family protein, giving the protein MTCDERGTAGDAVRIGVDVGGTFTDVALSVDDRLVTAKVPTTGAQHVGVLDGIRKACDRAGIEPAGIDDFAHAMTVSVNALLERDGATTALVTTAGFRDVLEIGRQDRPSLYDLDAEKPDPLVPRERRFEIDERTTTDGVERPVDADEVRDLAETLRERDVEAVAVCLLHAYADPENEAIVAETLRDELDVPVSVSHEVLAEFREFERTATTAVDAYVRPTIDGYVGRVVDEAEDVGVPAPRIMQANGGIADAETVREHAVTTVLSGPAAGVVGAAATVDDADVDGLVTFDMGGTSSDVSLVRGGQAERTTDAEIDGLPIRTPMVDVNTVGAGGGSIAWVDAGGALRVGPRSAGADPGPACYGRGGTDPTVTDANVVLGFIGPETALGGEMTLDVAAAHDALERLADAAGLEGALEAARGVYRVANATMTRTIRSVTVERGHDPREFALVAFGGAGPMHAAALADALEIDRVVVPRPGGVLSAFGLLAADESYDAARTVGVNLEAADTGSLESVYDDLVADVLGDASDPDRARVERAADCRYAGQSFELTVPVEGTVDRGTIADRFHDAHERAYGYAMDEAIEVVTLRATATVPGTEPTVRHDGEGDALVDTREAHFPGTGPCETTVFDRDRLEAGTLLSGPAILEQAESTTVVPPAWAGEILGDGTFEMTRATEREVDDR
- a CDS encoding hydantoinase B/oxoprolinase family protein — protein: MTGPNDATDSDERIDPVTLEVLRNQLESVAEEMGQTLIRGAYSPNIKERRDCSTALFDSEGRMIAQAEHIPVHLGAMPAAVDAVREHDPRPGDVFVLNDPFTGGTHLPDVTMVSPIAPGSGDGHDGDGSVSGDDADDREIVGYAVSRAHHADVGGMAPGSMPAGAQEIYQEGLRLPPIRLVEDGEVREDVRSLVLANVRNPRERRADLRAQLAANDRAETRLAALFDEHGRGTVLAGFDAVIDYSRERIEDEIAALPDGTYEAIDVLEGDGVTDEDIEISVAVTIDGETIAVDFSGTADQVAGNLNAPLAVAKSAVYFVVRCITDPEIPPNQGCYEPVSVHAPRGSLLNPDPPAAVVGGNVETSQRVTDVVFTALAEAAPDRVPAQGQGTMNNLTIGARDGSVTYYETIGGGFGARADRDGMDGVQVGMTNTLNTPVESIETEYPLRVERYALRPDSGGRGEFRGGLGLERSVTVETDATVSLLTERRRHAPKGVAGGEDGSTGENLIDCDPVPAKTTVDVEAGTTVTVRTPGGGGHGDPSDRDEEAIEADRAAGKVTDRDDRS
- a CDS encoding coenzyme F420-0:L-glutamate ligase, which gives rise to MELEPVTDLPEIRPGDDVAALVADRAALEPGDVLTVASTIVSKAEGRTANLEDYPVSGRAKEIARRIEDVAGEEKDPRFAQAVLEESTELLIDCPFLLTETHFGHICVNAGIDRSNVPDHDILLLPEKPAESAERIRSGLEDRGVEDVAVIVTDTCGRPFRHGQRGVALGWAGMPASRDWRGELDRDGRELGVTVQSVVDELAAAANLVTGEGADGTPAVAVRGWEFGDLEGSDELFRDVEDDLVRQALREWEWGDTE
- a CDS encoding 5,10-methylenetetrahydromethanopterin reductase, with amino-acid sequence MSADGRGDTTWGIELTPEHPPDRIASLAALAEDQGFDVAFASSHYFNRDPFVVLSRMADATDDIRLGPGVVNPYETHPVKLAAQTATIDEVSDGRAVFGVGAGDRSSLATLGVDRDSPLRRVLETFDLARDLWAGETVTHEGTFTVRDASLNLDPAEIPVYVGAQGPHMLRMSAKHADGVLVNAAHPRDLEWAAGQIEHGLAERPAAHGPFESLAFASASVAGEEDAAREAARPPVAFIVGGAADPVLDRHDIDREAAGAVSDALEAGKLNEAFGHVTPSMIDAFCIAGTTEQVAAQFAAALEHVDGIVVGSPLGPDLEDAIERASEALASATKEQA